A DNA window from Bacillota bacterium contains the following coding sequences:
- the cmr1 gene encoding type III-B CRISPR module RAMP protein Cmr1, translating into MVTKISVNTVTPIYMGDAFGINEIKPQTIIGSLRFWFEIFLKAVNQLPSSYNYKDENLNLKKYNDDVLKIIAEGKSLNEAKIKAYEKISLPSQIFGCNGLKSKIAIKSISQIDADNHLNLKRGIYVPKDRYYSENIRRSKKKEYSRWFFPPAYFYGYFTIEFYIADEDIFNGIFCPLLNFIEKYGYLGAKNNLGFGRVKFELEDNNFGNIKDYRIFRLTNYGFRDKGISEAVKQYNKIEDMYSISNIGLYIKNKRQYNDNNFFAELIEELLKEKAHWRNNLSDNENLRHYIFGTTKDPTNATKIIPWINKVDSNSYEYGFISLAFLDEDMIKKRRCG; encoded by the coding sequence ATGGTTACTAAAATCAGTGTCAATACTGTAACCCCTATTTACATGGGTGATGCCTTTGGTATTAACGAAATAAAACCTCAAACTATAATTGGAAGTCTAAGGTTCTGGTTCGAAATATTTTTAAAAGCTGTAAATCAATTGCCTAGTAGTTATAATTACAAAGATGAAAATCTTAACTTAAAAAAATATAATGATGATGTTTTAAAAATTATAGCAGAAGGGAAATCATTAAATGAAGCAAAAATTAAAGCATATGAAAAAATATCTTTACCTTCCCAGATTTTCGGATGTAACGGTTTAAAGAGCAAAATTGCAATAAAAAGTATTAGCCAAATAGATGCAGATAATCACTTGAATCTGAAACGAGGCATATATGTACCAAAAGATAGATATTATTCAGAAAATATAAGGCGTTCAAAGAAAAAAGAATATTCACGTTGGTTTTTCCCACCGGCATATTTTTATGGGTATTTTACAATTGAGTTTTATATCGCAGATGAAGATATATTTAATGGAATTTTTTGTCCTTTACTTAATTTTATAGAAAAGTATGGATATTTAGGAGCAAAAAATAATCTTGGTTTCGGGAGAGTTAAATTTGAGCTAGAAGATAACAATTTTGGTAATATTAAAGATTATCGGATTTTCAGATTAACTAATTATGGATTTAGAGATAAAGGTATTTCGGAAGCTGTTAAGCAATATAACAAAATAGAAGATATGTATTCTATTTCAAATATTGGTCTCTATATAAAAAATAAAAGACAATATAATGATAACAATTTTTTTGCTGAGCTAATTGAAGAATTGTTAAAAGAGAAGGCTCATTGGAGAAATAATTTAAGTGATAACGAAAACTTACGTCATTATATTTTTGGAACTACTAAGGACCCTACCAATGCTACAAAAATAATACCGTGGATAAATAAAGTAGATAGCAATAGTTATGAGTATGGGTTCATTTCTTTAGCTTTCTTAGATGAAGATATGATAAAAAAAAGAAGGTGTGGTTAG
- the cas4 gene encoding CRISPR-associated protein Cas4: MEEIKPNIDHAKEHEKVTGTLVWYYCICKREVWLMARNISSDQDNELLDIGRFIHEHSYSRKEKELELENMKLDIIENINGTVIVEEIKKTSKFIESSKMQLLFYLYELDKKGIAAEGLLLFPEEKKRERVVLDEEKKSEIEAVIRDILSITSMERPPEPAKSHYCKSCAYAEFCWA; the protein is encoded by the coding sequence ATGGAGGAAATTAAACCGAATATCGATCATGCAAAAGAACATGAAAAAGTAACCGGTACCCTTGTCTGGTACTATTGCATATGCAAGAGGGAAGTATGGCTCATGGCAAGAAATATTTCATCAGATCAGGACAACGAGCTTCTGGATATAGGAAGGTTTATACACGAGCATTCATACTCAAGAAAAGAAAAAGAACTGGAATTAGAAAATATGAAATTGGATATTATTGAAAATATAAACGGAACGGTAATAGTGGAGGAGATAAAAAAGACCTCTAAGTTTATTGAAAGCTCAAAAATGCAGCTGCTCTTCTATTTGTATGAATTGGATAAAAAGGGTATAGCAGCTGAAGGATTGCTTCTATTCCCTGAAGAAAAAAAGAGGGAGCGGGTGGTGCTGGATGAAGAGAAAAAGTCAGAAATAGAAGCGGTGATAAGGGACATCTTGAGCATAACAAGCATGGAAAGACCTCCTGAACCGGCAAAAAGCCACTACTGTAAATCATGTGCCTATGCTGAATTTTGCTGGGCTTGA